The sequence CAAAGATAAGTCTGTTGAAGAGGTTTTTGCAAAAGAACCTTCTTACTACAATTGGATGATGGATGGAGATTTTCCACTTTATACCAAAAAAGTAATTACACAAATTCGTTTAAGATTGGTGAATAAAAAATAAAAGTGAGGAATTTCAATAAACATTTCCCAAAGGTTTAAACTTTGGGAAATGTTTATTATTTATGATTTTTTATCTTCTAATTTCTAAATATCCTTTAAACGGATCCATTCCTTCAATGATTAAGACATAATAGTACGTTCCAGGTACTACTTTCCCATCACCAATAGTCATAGCGGTATTAGGAGTTCCGTCCCAATTATTTTGGTAAGGATTAGCTTCATACACTTTATTCCCCCATCTGTTAAAGATTTCTACTTTGTTGTTTCCGTTTCCAAATCGGAGTAAATTTTTAATTACCCAATTATCATTTATACCATCACCATCCGGGCTAAATCCATTTGGGATAGATAAAATAACTTCCGGCAATACTTCTATATAAAGTTTAGCTGTGTCGCAGGTGTTTACACAAAATGGATCACATATAATGTAGGTCAATGAATCATTGCCACTAAATCCTGTGTTTGGATTGTAATCAATTAGTCCATTTGCTATTCCTGTAATGCTTCCATTTACCGGATTTATAAGAACAGTGATGTTTGTATTTCCACCTGATGCATTGTCATTTGCAAAAACATTAAACGATTTAGGGGTGTTAAATTCCGTACTGTCGTAGTCATTTACAGCAACAACAATACCGGTAGATTGGTTCGTGATGGTAAATGTATTTGTGCTCGAACAACCCATATTATCTGTTACGGCTATAGTGTAGGAGCCGGCACTTAATCCTGTGAAAATGCCTGTGCTATTGCTGTTCCCTAATGGTTGAAGCGTGTACGTAAATCCTCCATTTCCACCGGTTACAGTTATCGCAGCCGAACCATCTAGTGTTCCAGGACATGATTCATTTACAATGCCACTAGAACTATTAATTACAATTGCAGCAGTTTGTGTAATGGTAATAATGGCACCGTTTGGAGAATTACAACCATTCGTATCTATTGCTGTTATAGTGTACGTTCCTGCTGCTAAGGAATTAAATATCCCTGTTGTGTTACTTGAGCTACCCGGACTGATTGCGTATGTGTATGTTCCAACTCCGCCACCGGCAATAGCTACAACTGATCCCGTTGATGTTCCGTTGCAACTTACGTTGGTGCTTGATGTTACAGTAAGTGTGATAGGAGTAGGAGGGTTAATCACAATTGCAGATGTACTGCTGGTTGCAATTGCTGTACACCCATTTGCATCCGATACAACAAGAGTATAGGTGTTAGCAGCTAAATTTGAAAACACTCCAGATGTATTGATGGTATTGGTCGGGAATAATGTATACGTGTAAATTGGAGTGCCGCCTGAAGTTGTTGCAGTTAAAACAGCATTAGAGCTTCCTGCGCATGTTAATCCTGAACTAACTGATACTATTGAGCTTAGTGTAGAAGGCTCTGTTACAGTAGCAGTATCTACAGAAGTACATCCATTAAAATCAGTTACGGTAACAGTATAAATACCTGCAGGTATCAAATTAATTGTTGAGTTTGTAGATCCATTGCTCCATGCATAATTGATAGGCATTACTCCGTTTGATACGCTAGTGGTTACGCTGCCGTTAGAACCACCATTACAGCTCACATTCGTAACTGTGGTAGCTACTATTGGCCCGCCACTGGCAGTAACAGTAATAACCGGAATGGCAACTGCACATCCTTTAGAATCAATTACAGTAAGAGAATAACTGCCAATAGAAAGACCGGAGTTGTTTTGATCAGTAGAGCCATTGCTCCAGTTGTAGGAGTAGGAAGCTGTTCCTCCTGTTGCAGAAGTTGCAATTACTGCATTGGATGTGCCCATGCATCCTGCAACACTAACTGTGTAGGTAACAGCTAACGGAGCGCTTGGTTGCGTAATGTTTGCAGATGCTACCGATTTACATCCATTTGCATCTGTAATAGTTACTGAATAAACTCCAGATGGTATTCCCATCAATACTTGACTTGTTGAACTTGTATTCCATAAATAATCGTAAGGTGCAAGTCCACCACTAATAAACGCATTTACTCCTCCTGTAGAATCGCCAAAGCAGTTTACATTGCTAATAATATTTACAGAAGCAACGCCTCCAGATGTATTTGTAATGCTTGTAGATGCAGTATAAGTACACCCATTTGCATCAGTAATTGTTGCATTGTAGGTTCCTGAAGGTA comes from Bacteroidota bacterium and encodes:
- a CDS encoding gliding motility-associated C-terminal domain-containing protein — encoded protein: AVVSTTITGSGAPIATITNSVSSCTGNSNGVATASVTNGTSPYTYLWSNGRTVASNTGLSTGVYTVTVTDNIGCTAVVSTTITGSGAPIATITNSVSSCTGNSNGVATASITNGTAPYTYLWSNGATASSNTGLSTGVYSLTVTDNRGCTTVATTTITGSGAPVATITNSVSSCNGNSNGVATASITNGTAPYTYSWSNGNTTAVNGGLGIGSYSLTVTDNRGCTTSAVTTITASGAPIASISSLTNVSCFGGNTGSAQVSVTNGTTPYTYLWSTAATTNSITNQAAGNYTVTITDANACTTQTVVTITQPASAVSATITTVPSICTSNTGSASITASGGVGSYTYLWNTLQTTAAISGIPSGTYNATITDANGCTYTASTSITNTSGGVASVNIISNVNCFGDSTGGVNAFISGGLAPYDYLWNTSSTSQVLMGIPSGVYSVTITDANGCKSVASANITQPSAPLAVTYTVSVAGCMGTSNAVIATSATGGTASYSYNWSNGSTDQNNSGLSIGSYSLTVIDSKGCAVAIPVITVTASGGPIVATTVTNVSCNGGSNGSVTTSVSNGVMPINYAWSNGSTNSTINLIPAGIYTVTVTDFNGCTSVDTATVTEPSTLSSIVSVSSGLTCAGSSNAVLTATTSGGTPIYTYTLFPTNTINTSGVFSNLAANTYTLVVSDANGCTAIATSSTSAIVINPPTPITLTVTSSTNVSCNGTSTGSVVAIAGGGVGTYTYAISPGSSSNTTGIFNSLAAGTYTITAIDTNGCNSPNGAIITITQTAAIVINSSSGIVNESCPGTLDGSAAITVTGGNGGFTYTLQPLGNSNSTGIFTGLSAGSYTIAVTDNMGCSSTNTFTITNQSTGIVVAVNDYDSTEFNTPKSFNVFANDNASGGNTNITVLINPVNGSITGIANGLIDYNPNTGFSGNDSLTYIICDPFCVNTCDTAKLYIEVLPEVILSIPNGFSPDGDGINDNWVIKNLLRFGNGNNKVEIFNRWGNKVYEANPYQNNWDGTPNTAMTIGDGKVVPGTYYYVLIIEGMDPFKGYLEIRR